From the Aptenodytes patagonicus chromosome 25, bAptPat1.pri.cur, whole genome shotgun sequence genome, the window gccgcttcccggccccgctccccgccgggcgcCCCCCCGCCCGCGCTCTGAGCCCCCCGGCAGCAGCGCAGGTTTGGGGCGCCCCCCCGCcacgcccgcccccgcccggccacGCCCGCCGCGCGACGTGCCTCGCCGCAgggccgccgcctgcccggccccggccggctcCAGCGCCGCTCCGCcccccggcggcgccgcccgAGCCCACCgcggagccccccagccccccgcccgcggccccagccccgtccccggaCCGAATGCTGCCCTACGGCGCCGAGACCCCCCGCCGGGCTCGCctccgggcccccccccccgagcgccTCCGGGCCGTCTCAGGGCGCCCCCGACGCCCCTCCGACCTgggccgccccccggccgcctCCCCTCAGGGCTCCCCGGCCTAAAGCCGTCCCGGCCCGCCCCAGGCCGCCCCGagctccccagcccagcccggcccggcccagccaagctctccccccccaccccggctcccGCCGTCCCGTACTTGTCCCCGCGACGCCGGCGGCCAGCCCGCCGAGGAGGAGCAGCGCCAGGAGGCCGCGCGGCCCCACCGCACCCGCCGCCATCTCCGCctgcgcgccgcgccgcgccgtgccgccCGCTATAAGTGCGGCGCCGGGTCACGGGGGCGGGGCCTGGACGGGCCGCGCCCCCTCTGTCCTCCCGACGGCCAATCGCACAGCGCTTCGGCAAGCTGGCCCGCCCATCCATCCCGGCGCGGCCAATCAGGAGGAAGGGCCGACAGGGCTCCCTTGTCCTCCCTCCTGTGCCCTGCGGGGAGAGCCGGTTCGGGCCGGTCCCGCCGCAGCCACGCCCACCAGCCGGGAGGGCAGCCAATGGGGAGGCGCGGCGGGGAGAGGCGgacggcgggcggcgggggacAAGCGGCTGCAGCGCCCGGTGGCggcgcgcggggccggggccgctccggCACACGGGGGGGAAGGGGAACGGCGGGCGGCAcccgggggggtcccggccgTGTTTGGCACCAAAGCGGCAGCGGGAGGGAGGTCGCCGTCTCGGGGAAAGGCTGCTCCGCTGCCGCCGCACGGCTCCGTGCTGCTGGCGGGGGGACGTGGCTGCGTGTGCCGGGGGCACGGGCCGGCGGTCGGGGCAACGGGGAGCTCAAAGGCAGCCGCACGCGGcggggagcaggcagaggtgccGTCCCAGGAACGTGGGGGCTCGCTGCGGTGAGGAGGGGCGGTTAAAAATACGTTTGCAGGAGTTTCCCGCCCTGCCGAGCCGAGGAGCACGCGTGGCGCGGAGGCAGCGCCCCGGAGCGCCGCGGCGGGGACCCGCCGGGAGGCACGGCCAGGCACGGGACCcacgcggggctgccggggggctgcaccccccacacacaccttccCCTGGCCATGCGGCCCTTCGGGGCGCATCGTGGGCAGGGGCACGGGGGGGTCCCCAGGCAGGGCCTGGAGCTGCCTCGCCACCGCCATGGCTGTGCCGGAGGTGCCGGCACTCGGGGTGAACCGGGGCCCCCCGCGCGGGGGCTGCGTCCCCACAGCAGGACACGTGGGAAGGGAACCGGGCGGCGCTTCCTCGGCACGGGGAGCGAGGCAGAGACAATGGCCCCTGCAAACAACAGCGGGGCCCGTGCCAAGACAAACCGGCAGCCCTGCACACCGGGGACCTGACCGGCTGCACGGGGCCCTGTCCCACAGCCACCTCCGGCCTTTGGCGAGGGCCCCAGAGCCCCTGGTTGGGGGTACCCCGAGGCACAGCGAAAGCGCCTGGCCCCGGGATCTCAGCCCAGGCGGTActttctgtggggctgggggagtgcTGGGCCTCGAGTCCCCGGCATCAGCCCAGCTGGAGCCGCCTGATAAccccgaggggctggggcggGCGATAACCAAGCACGGGCAGGCGCTTTGGCCCCGAGGCAGCCAGGACAAAGGGGCCTCTGTGGGGCAGCGGCTCCGTTCCCAGCTCTTCCCCATCCTGGCAGCCGACTTTGAACTAACCCAGCCCTGGGAGCGAGGTGGAGTGCAGCCGTGGGGGCCGGGGACGctgggcagggggggcaggaagaGCCAAAACAATGGGGCCGGCGGCACCAGTCCCCGCCACGCTCTCTGCGGGGATCTGCCGGCTCTTGTAAGCTCCTGAATCCTCCTGGAGCGTTTCTtcccctaagtgctgcatctgcCCTGGCACGTCCTGCCCGACCACCCCCTCCCATCCGCCAGCCGCCGCACTCCCCCTCCATGCTCCCCCGTGCGCTAGAGGGATTTGGCAGATGCAGCTCCTGCAGTGCAGAAACGGGGCAGAAACTGGGCAGAGCATGGCAGCCTGCAGCATTCTCCACCCAAGGAGCCAGCCCTGCTCCGGGCAGCCTCCGGCATGTCATGTCTCACAGCCGGCACTGCCAAGAGCTGTCAGCCGTccaggctgggggagaggggctgcaccGGGCCCCAGTACCTTCCTGCTAGTGGGACAGTGAGCAGCAGGGAAGCCGCCCCTCTCTGAGCTGCCTGGTGGAGGCTGGGGTGCTCCCAGACACCCCAGGACCCAACAGGCCAGTGGCAGCTCACAGTGCCACTGTGAACACCACCCCGTCACCTGCAGCAGCATCCAGAGTGCAGCAGGTAACTGGCTGCAAGGAGCTGGCAAAGGCAGGAGGAACACGGGCACGGCCATTCAGTGGACACGTCCATGGCTGGGGACCAGTCAGGGTGCAGGAAGCTGTAAGGGGGTGCATGGAGCAGCCCCCCAGGAAAAGCAGGTGGGGGGCTGGCTTTGAaccagcagctggggctgccgcTGCTCCGTGCCGGCCAGGTGACCTTGGAAGCCATTTGCCAGGCCCAAGTAAAGTGACAATAATCCTGTTCACCTTTTAGCCTCATCTCCTAAGGCAACAAAGCACATGCATTTGCCACATGCAGTCGCAGGTGTCACTCAAACCCTGATCCCATTTGCACAACTCGgcacgggggcggggggagtttTGCTCATTACCCCTCTGACAAGCTTTGCCCaggggggtgggagcaggggcaCGAGCCCCACCAGGGTCACGGAGAGCCCTAGGCAGGTAGTTTGCCAGGGGCACCTCCCTGCCATGGCCCCGAGGAGCTGGCGGCAGAGCTgacccccccagcccaggcaggcaAGGCACCGGCGATGCCCCTCGGCTGcgtggctggagcagggcagctgcgagctcACACGTCTCAGCTGGCCCTGGCCTGTGGGCTCAGGGCACACCCAGCTGCACCCAGATCAGAGCAGCCACGAGGGCCCCAGGCACCCGTCAGCCGCTGCTCTGCACAGCCGGCTGCTGCCcgggcaggtctgctgcctgcagAGGTGCCTGTGCAGCACAGCTGGTCTCTGAGGAACTcagcacctggagaggagcaaGAGGGAAAAACACCTTCCTACTGCAGTGCCGGAGGGTTTTGAGGGCTTGACAGAGCCCACCCTTCTGCCCAGGCAGAGACTGAGCATTGGCCACGGCGCCCGGGCAGAGGCAGCGAATGCTGcgccctcctctccccaggaAGGGCAGAGATGCTCTCCAGGCCAAAGGCAACCATGCCCAGACATTCCTGCCCGCTCTGCGAGGTTGGGGAGAGAGTAAAGACAGTTGCTGCAAGTCTCAaaggccaccctgcagcccccacccgcagccctgggagagcagctagcccacccacccctccctgccagggctgcagggcaggagcaggcccatgGCTGACACGGAAACCCCCGCAGCCTGGGCACAGACTGGTGCAGAGCCTCACCCacgcaccacacagccattcccTTGAAGTACTTTATTAAATAGTTTCcaaaaaaacagaagcagaaagactCAGAACTACCCCACATCCCTCCCAGCTAGTTAAAAACTACAAACAGCCCATCCCCACGCGCTGCAGTGCCAGGCGGCTGCCAGCCACCTCCTGCCCGATGTCCCAGCCCTTCCCGACCCATTTGCTGCAAACACGGCTCCGGCATCAtgggaaggggcagcaggagggTCCCACCGGGGACAGCCCTTTGggggcagagggcagcagcaCTTGCCCTACAGCCCTTCCTACTCGGACACCTCAAAGGCTGTAGAAAGCTATGCAACGCTCACACGCTTCCCACCCAAAGCGACCACTCACCGGCTCCACAGCCTCCCCAAACCGTTCCTCCCACATGGGGCTGAAGAAGAGTTGAACATGCCCAAACGATGGGCAGCCAACACCAGGTTTTGCCATCACTCCTCATCCAGCCAGAGCCACCAGCTCCCCGGTTTCTGTGGATTTGTGAACGCCCCAATGCGACTTCCCCTTCCCCACCCGTCCCCCACCCAGGAAGTTTATAAAatagggtttgtttttgttttttgctttttctacaAAGACAGTGGTGGGATTTCCTTTGCAACAGCAGAACAGTCTCCCTGCGAGGTAGAGAGTTAATTTCAGGGCTGACAGATCCTAAATTCAAACCAGTTTGTCCTAGTTGAGGTAAAATTCAGTAGTTTATAGTAAGTTTTGCAATGCCAGAGGGCCATCAAGATTCCTCATTGCCAGAGTCATCCTCATCACCGTAACAGCTGtctgcttcctcctccatctcatcATCCTCATAATAGTCATCATAGAAGAGGTCTGAGCCCTCATCTGGGGCTGGAGTCTTGGTCTTCACACAGTACTCTGCCAGCGTGGTGGGGACCTTCACGCCATCCCGCTCAGCGTCCACCTTCGTGCCCAAGACTTGCTTCCTGGAGGGCGAGAACTGGGGGGTGAGGACAGAGCTTTGCACAGCGCACTCTCGTTGCCACGTGCGGCTCACCCCACAGGGGCACCCGGCGAGACAGCCCTTCCCCTCTCACGGGTCGCTCACCCACAAGACTGGTgaaagggcaggggagggagagaacagCGGAGCAAACGTGGCTGCACTGTGACATGCCCACTGCTCCGAGGGCCCCCCCTTGCCACGCCAGGGCTGGCCAGTCTGCAACTCGGGAGCTTCACATGCCGGTCCCATGAGACAGCCCTGACAGCAAGGCCGTGCTGGCACCATGTCTGCTGTGAACCCAGATCCTCAGCTCTGGAGCTGAAAAGGGACAGGGCTTAGGCTGAGAGCAAAGCTGGGCACATAACCCAGCCAAGCTCCTCCCAAAAGCCACACTCGGAGCCAGAATCCTTCCCTCCTACCAGCCTGCAGATGGGACTCAACAGGGCAGGATATGCCCTCAAGGTCCTCTGCGTCCTGCAAGATCACAGCCTAGCAAGTGTTCTCAACAGTGCCACAGCGCTGCCGGGCCTGGGCTCAGCTCAGCACGCACCTGATGATGTCCGTGTACTCCCGGTCCTTCCCTTTGCTCTCCTTCCACTTGCGGTACATCACGGAGGCATCCACGTTGGCTGGAGAAAACGTGTTGGGTTCATTCAGCAGCGAGATCACGCTCAGGAGAATGGTCCTGGCAATCAATAAACATGAGCAGGTTAAGAGCCGAGGCAGGTCAGCAACTGCCCACGTCCCAGCAATGCCAGCAGTCTCAGTGTCACAGCGCCGCTGCGTCCCGTGGGTCAGGAGGAGAGCCTGGTGCTGGCCCACCAGCAAGGGTGTGTCTCAGCAAAGTCAAGCAGGCCAGGCAGGAGACAGCAGCGCACGGGCTGTCGGGCTCACACGCATTCCCATGCAAGCTCTCGCTGTTCTTCAACAAAGCACACAGCCCAAGTGCCTTTCAACAACCTCTAGGCACCTCCTGCAGGCTTTGGGAGCGGAAGGCAGTCCCCAGCTCCCCGCTTTCCCATCCCTGCCCTCAGACAAGcctcctgcccgcagctccctcccCGCGCAGCCCTTACCGCACGTTCTGGGTGGGGTTCCACCGCTCAGACGGCAGCTCCCCGCTCTGCGGGTCATCCACCGGCGGATGGAGGATGGAGATGCAGACATCGCCCGTCTGAAAGCACAAGTGAAACAGGAACCTTAGGAGCTGCTGCCCCAAGcaccctccagcagcagcttggTCCTCTGTTCCAGTAGCCTGCTTGCTCTTCACTTTGGCTTAAGCCAGGTGAGGCAATCCCAGCCCATTCTTTCGGTCCCTAGGAAgggacagcagaagcagcagtccCCGCTATGCTGCCCGCAGCCTCAGGCCTTGCATAAGCACCCTGCGA encodes:
- the CDC34 gene encoding ubiquitin-conjugating enzyme E2 R1, translating into MARPLVPSSQKALLLELKGLQEEPVEGFRVNLVDEGDLYNWEVAIFGPPNTYYEGGYFKARLRFPIDYPYSPPAFRFLTKMWHPNIYETGDVCISILHPPVDDPQSGELPSERWNPTQNVRTILLSVISLLNEPNTFSPANVDASVMYRKWKESKGKDREYTDIIRKQVLGTKVDAERDGVKVPTTLAEYCVKTKTPAPDEGSDLFYDDYYEDDEMEEEADSCYGDEDDSGNEES